Below is a window of Paraburkholderia kururiensis DNA.
TTCTTTCCGGCGGCGCCGCGTTGCCTTTGCACGGCCAGCGGCGCCGTTGCTGTTTCATCGACAGACAGGAGCTTCAGCATGGCACGCAACATCGAGATCAAAGCCCGCGCCCGTGACTTCGAACAGCTGCGCGAGCGCGCCGCGCAATTGACGCCCGAGTCACCGCTGATTTTCCGGCAGCAGGACTTCTTCTACGACGTCCCGCGCGGTCGTCTCAAGCTGCGCCAGTTCGACGACGGCACGCCCGCGGAGCTGATCTTCTATCAGCGCGACGATCGCGACGGCCCGAAGGCTTCGTACTACACGCGCAGCCCCGTCACCAATCCCGAGGCCATGCATGCGCTGCTCGCAACGGCACTCACGACGCGCGGCATCGTGACGAAAGAACGCCATGTTTATCTGGTGGGACGCACGCGCATTCACCTCGACCGCGTGGACGGGCTCGGCGATTTTGTGGAACTGGAAGTGGTGCTGGGACCGGACGACGACGAGGAAGGCGGCGAAGCGGAAGCGCACGCCGTGTTCGCGAAGCTCGGCGTGCCGGAAGCGGATCTCGTGGCTGTCGCTTACGTCGATCTGCTCAATGCGGCCGACGACAAACCCGAGCTGGGCGAGCCGCTCATCGTCGCCTGAAACGCCGCATGTAGCACGTGGCACGTAGCACAGCAAAACGCGATGACGCGGGCGAGATCCATCATCCCTGATGGCACGCGCCGTTTGCGCTTCACGTATTCAGGCGGCGGACAACCCCGGCCCCAGGTGTGCAAGCGGCAGCGGGCCATTGCGCTTGAACGTGGCCAGCACGATGTTCGAGCGCACGCTGTCCACGCCCGGCACGCGCATGAGTTTCTTCATAACGAAAGAGGAAAGCGCGTTGAGGTCGGGCGCCACGATCCGTAGAAGATAGTCGGCCTCGCCCACTACCGCGTGGCATTCCAGCACTTCGGGCAGCGTGTCGATCTGTTGCTGAAACTGCTCGATGATCGAATCGCCGTGGTGCTTGAGCTTGAGGCTCGTGAACGCCGTTACGCCGAGGCCCAGCTTTTCGGGCCGCAGCACGACGCGGTAACCATCGATCACCCCGAGCGTCTCGAGCCGCTGCAACCGCCGCCCAATCTGCGATGGCGACAGCGGAATCTGTTCGCCGAGTTGCTGATGCGTGGCGCGTCCA
It encodes the following:
- a CDS encoding class IV adenylate cyclase yields the protein MARNIEIKARARDFEQLRERAAQLTPESPLIFRQQDFFYDVPRGRLKLRQFDDGTPAELIFYQRDDRDGPKASYYTRSPVTNPEAMHALLATALTTRGIVTKERHVYLVGRTRIHLDRVDGLGDFVELEVVLGPDDDEEGGEAEAHAVFAKLGVPEADLVAVAYVDLLNAADDKPELGEPLIVA
- a CDS encoding Lrp/AsnC family transcriptional regulator, which translates into the protein MLELDHFDLALLEVLQRYGRATHQQLGEQIPLSPSQIGRRLQRLETLGVIDGYRVVLRPEKLGLGVTAFTSLKLKHHGDSIIEQFQQQIDTLPEVLECHAVVGEADYLLRIVAPDLNALSSFVMKKLMRVPGVDSVRSNIVLATFKRNGPLPLAHLGPGLSAA